One Bacillus sp. 1780r2a1 DNA segment encodes these proteins:
- a CDS encoding glucose-6-phosphate isomerase, whose protein sequence is MTHVRFDYSNALSFFGEHELTYLRDAVKVAHHSIHEKTGAGNDFLGWVDLPTNYDKEEFARIQKSAEKIKSDSDVLIVIGIGGSYLGARAAIEMLQHSFYNTLSKEQRKTPQVIFAGNNISSTYMKDLMDVLQDKDFSINVISKSGTTTEPAIAFRIFRKLLEEKYGKEEARGRIYATTDKARGALKTLADEEGYETFVIPDDVGGRYSVLTAVGLLPIAAAGLNIEDMMKGAAAAQNDFAASELEQNPAYQYAVARNVLYNKGKTIEMLINYEPALQYFAEWWKQLFGESEGKDQKGIYPSSANFSTDLHSLGQYVQEGRRDLFETIVQVEKSRHELTIESDAADLDGLNYLAGETVDFVNKKAFQGTMLAHTDGGVPNLVVSIPALDEYTFGYLVYFFEKACAISGYLLGVNPFDQPGVEAYKVNMFALLGKPGFEEKKAELEKRLK, encoded by the coding sequence ATGACACATGTTCGTTTTGATTATTCAAATGCTTTATCTTTCTTTGGTGAACACGAACTTACATACCTTCGCGATGCTGTTAAAGTAGCGCATCATTCAATTCATGAAAAAACAGGGGCAGGTAACGACTTTCTAGGATGGGTAGACCTACCAACTAACTATGATAAAGAAGAGTTTGCTCGCATTCAAAAAAGTGCTGAAAAAATTAAAAGTGATTCAGATGTTTTAATTGTAATTGGAATTGGTGGTTCTTATCTAGGAGCACGCGCTGCAATTGAAATGCTACAACACTCATTTTACAACACGCTATCAAAAGAACAGCGCAAAACTCCACAAGTAATTTTTGCTGGAAATAATATTAGCTCAACATACATGAAAGACTTAATGGATGTCCTGCAAGATAAAGATTTTTCTATCAATGTTATTTCAAAATCAGGTACTACAACAGAACCTGCTATCGCTTTCCGTATTTTCCGTAAACTATTAGAAGAGAAATATGGTAAAGAAGAAGCACGTGGACGTATTTATGCTACAACAGATAAAGCACGTGGAGCATTAAAAACGCTAGCGGATGAAGAAGGATATGAAACATTTGTTATTCCTGATGATGTTGGGGGACGTTATTCTGTTTTAACAGCAGTAGGTCTTTTACCGATTGCAGCTGCTGGTTTAAATATTGAAGATATGATGAAAGGTGCAGCAGCAGCACAAAATGATTTTGCAGCTTCTGAACTTGAGCAAAACCCTGCATATCAATATGCAGTTGCTCGAAACGTTCTTTACAATAAAGGTAAAACAATTGAAATGCTAATTAACTATGAGCCAGCTCTTCAATACTTTGCAGAATGGTGGAAACAGTTATTTGGCGAAAGTGAAGGAAAAGACCAAAAAGGTATTTACCCTTCTTCAGCAAACTTCTCTACTGATCTTCACTCATTAGGGCAATATGTACAAGAGGGTCGCCGTGACTTATTCGAAACAATTGTACAAGTAGAAAAGTCGCGCCATGAGTTAACAATTGAGTCTGATGCAGCAGATTTAGACGGCTTAAACTACTTAGCTGGTGAAACAGTTGATTTCGTAAATAAAAAGGCGTTCCAAGGCACAATGCTTGCTCATACTGATGGTGGTGTACCAAACTTAGTTGTAAGCATTCCAGCTTTAGATGAGTATACGTTTGGCTATTTAGTATACTTCTTCGAGAAAGCTTGTGCGATAAGCGGCTACTTATTAGGTGTAAATCCATTTGATCAGCCTGGTGTAGAAGCATACAAGGTAAATATGTTTGCACTTCTTGGTAAACCAGGGTTTGAAGAGAAAAAAGCAGAGTTAGAAAAACGCTTAAAATAA
- a CDS encoding Na(+)/H(+) antiporter subunit B yields the protein MKKNDLILQTTTKVVTFIIIIFAIHLFFAGHYTPGGGFIGGLTTAAALVLLLIAFDIKTVSKVIPFDHKKVAASGLLLAILTGLGAFIFKVPFLTHTFDYFYLPILGKTALATVVLFDLGVYLVVVGVTMTIIQTIGESE from the coding sequence ATGAAAAAAAATGATTTAATTTTGCAAACAACGACTAAAGTCGTAACGTTTATCATTATCATTTTTGCTATTCACCTTTTCTTTGCAGGTCATTACACACCAGGCGGAGGATTTATAGGAGGTCTTACGACTGCAGCTGCTCTTGTTTTGCTACTAATAGCATTTGATATAAAAACGGTATCTAAAGTAATTCCGTTTGATCATAAAAAAGTAGCAGCATCGGGGTTGCTTTTAGCAATATTAACAGGATTAGGAGCTTTTATTTTTAAAGTTCCTTTCCTAACTCACACATTTGACTATTTTTACCTTCCTATATTAGGTAAAACAGCTTTAGCGACGGTTGTCTTATTTGACCTCGGTGTTTATCTAGTAGTTGTGGGTGTTACGATGACCATTATTCAAACGATTGGAGAGAGTGAATAA
- a CDS encoding Na+/H+ antiporter subunit A gives MSWLHLVIISPFLLAFLIPLLYKSFKQIHTGWFVLPLPLVLFIYFTKYISGVANGNSYLYSLKWIPSLGINFDAYIDGLGLLFALLITGIGTLVVLYSIYYLSKTKESLHTFYVYLLMFMGAMLGVVLSDNLIVLYSFWELTSLSSFLLIGYWYQREKSRYGAQKSMLITVFGGLALLAGIVLLSIPSGTFSIREIVANLDVVTSSSLFIPAMILVLLGAFTKSAQFPFHIWLPDAMEAPTPVSAYLHSATMVKAGIYLVARLSPVFADHAVWFTLVSTVGIITLFWGSFSAVKQTDLKGILAFSTISQLGMIMSLLGVGSAALHYEFLDDNIYVVAITAAVFHLINHATFKGSLFMVVGIVDHETGTRDIRKLGGLMTLMPVTFTIAVIGGFAMAGLPPFNGFLSKEMFFTGMVNVTKMDIYNMETWGILFPVVAWIASIFTFVYSMILVFKTFTGKYQPEKLEKKPHEAPVGMLISPVILASLVVIFGLFPNILESSIIEPTMASVAPSLLDAGEQFHVHITFWHGFTPELFMTIGVIAVGILLFLTLHKWTKIYHLFPESITLNNAYNNGLAGMEKGSNGIMKFMMTGFIRDYLLVIFAFISTAILITLFTQGGFKVDTSNMADIGIYEAILAVIMVLGAITTVFAKSRLTAIISLGVVGYTLALFFVLFRAPDLALTQLVIETVSVALFLLCFYHLPEFKPKKVRVKFHLPNLIIALLVGVTVTLVGIASSSTKLFDSISQYFINNSYKEAGGENMVNVILVDFRGFDTLFEIAVLCIAALGIYSMIRLRLAKEENR, from the coding sequence TTGTCTTGGTTACATCTGGTGATCATCTCACCATTCTTATTAGCATTCCTTATTCCACTTCTGTATAAATCATTTAAACAGATTCATACAGGGTGGTTTGTGTTGCCATTACCGCTTGTGCTGTTCATTTACTTTACGAAGTATATAAGCGGGGTTGCAAACGGAAATTCGTATTTATATTCATTGAAATGGATACCTAGCTTAGGGATTAATTTTGATGCTTATATTGATGGACTGGGCTTATTATTTGCTTTGCTAATTACAGGGATTGGAACGCTAGTTGTCCTGTATTCCATCTACTATCTATCAAAAACGAAAGAGTCACTTCATACCTTTTATGTATATCTCTTAATGTTTATGGGAGCTATGCTTGGAGTGGTCTTGTCTGATAACCTAATTGTTCTTTATAGCTTTTGGGAATTAACAAGTCTTTCGTCCTTCCTACTGATTGGCTATTGGTATCAACGAGAGAAGTCACGCTATGGAGCTCAAAAGTCAATGCTTATTACCGTTTTTGGTGGCTTGGCTTTATTAGCAGGAATCGTATTACTATCAATTCCAAGCGGTACATTTAGTATTAGAGAAATTGTCGCAAACTTAGATGTTGTCACGTCAAGTTCACTCTTTATCCCCGCAATGATTCTTGTTTTGCTTGGTGCCTTTACGAAATCTGCACAATTCCCATTCCACATCTGGTTACCAGATGCAATGGAAGCACCAACACCTGTTAGTGCTTATCTACACTCTGCAACAATGGTTAAAGCTGGTATTTACCTAGTTGCACGACTAAGTCCGGTTTTTGCAGATCACGCAGTGTGGTTTACGCTCGTATCAACTGTTGGGATTATAACCCTTTTCTGGGGCTCTTTCTCGGCTGTAAAGCAGACAGACTTAAAAGGAATCCTAGCTTTCTCAACAATCAGTCAGCTTGGAATGATTATGTCATTGCTTGGTGTAGGAAGTGCAGCTTTACACTATGAATTCTTAGACGATAACATTTATGTTGTCGCAATCACAGCAGCTGTATTCCACCTTATTAACCACGCTACATTTAAAGGTAGTCTATTTATGGTTGTTGGGATTGTGGATCATGAAACGGGAACACGTGATATTCGCAAGCTAGGCGGGCTAATGACCCTTATGCCAGTAACATTCACAATTGCAGTAATTGGTGGATTTGCAATGGCTGGTCTTCCACCTTTTAATGGATTTCTAAGTAAAGAAATGTTCTTTACGGGAATGGTCAACGTTACAAAGATGGATATTTACAACATGGAAACATGGGGAATTTTGTTCCCTGTTGTTGCTTGGATTGCAAGTATATTCACGTTTGTTTACAGCATGATTTTGGTATTTAAAACATTTACCGGTAAATACCAACCTGAAAAATTAGAGAAAAAACCACATGAAGCTCCTGTAGGTATGTTAATTTCACCTGTTATTTTAGCTTCACTGGTCGTTATTTTTGGATTATTTCCAAATATATTAGAGTCTAGCATTATTGAACCTACCATGGCTTCAGTTGCGCCAAGCTTGCTAGATGCTGGTGAACAGTTCCATGTTCACATTACATTTTGGCATGGCTTTACGCCTGAACTCTTTATGACAATTGGTGTCATTGCTGTAGGTATACTATTATTCTTAACCTTACACAAATGGACGAAAATCTATCACTTGTTCCCTGAGTCTATTACGTTAAACAATGCGTATAATAACGGATTAGCCGGTATGGAAAAGGGATCAAATGGAATTATGAAATTTATGATGACAGGCTTTATTCGTGACTATTTATTGGTTATCTTCGCCTTTATTAGTACTGCTATTTTAATCACTTTATTTACACAAGGTGGATTTAAAGTAGACACTAGTAATATGGCGGATATCGGTATTTATGAAGCAATCCTAGCTGTAATTATGGTTCTAGGAGCTATTACAACAGTTTTTGCAAAGTCACGTCTAACAGCAATCATTTCATTAGGTGTTGTTGGCTACACCCTTGCTCTGTTCTTCGTGTTATTTAGAGCACCTGATTTAGCATTAACACAGCTAGTAATTGAAACAGTATCTGTTGCATTGTTTTTACTGTGTTTCTATCACCTACCGGAATTTAAACCGAAAAAAGTACGAGTTAAATTCCATTTACCAAACTTGATTATCGCTTTACTCGTAGGAGTCACGGTAACGCTGGTTGGAATTGCATCTAGTAGCACAAAGCTATTCGATTCAATTTCACAATACTTTATTAACAATAGCTACAAAGAAGCCGGTGGAGAAAATATGGTTAACGTTATTCTCGTTGATTTCCGTGGTTTTGATACGTTATTTGAAATTGCTGTACTATGTATTGCCGCGCTTGGAATTTACAGCATGATTAGATTACGCTTAGCAAAGGAGGAAAATAGATAA
- a CDS encoding Na(+)/H(+) antiporter subunit C: MEILMSIVSGILFTVAVYLMLSRSILRIIIGTGILSHGVHLLVLTMGGLKAGTVPLLGENAPAYTDPLPQALILTAIVISFGVTSFFLVLAYRAYQELGTDDMDKLRGHENDE; encoded by the coding sequence ATGGAAATATTAATGTCAATTGTATCAGGGATTTTATTTACAGTAGCCGTCTACCTGATGTTATCTCGCAGTATATTGCGCATAATTATTGGGACAGGAATACTAAGTCATGGCGTGCATCTGCTAGTACTAACCATGGGAGGATTGAAAGCAGGAACAGTTCCTTTACTTGGTGAAAATGCTCCTGCTTACACAGACCCCCTACCACAAGCATTAATTTTAACAGCAATTGTTATTAGCTTTGGGGTTACATCCTTCTTTCTTGTATTAGCTTATCGTGCGTATCAAGAACTTGGAACAGACGATATGGACAAGTTAAGGGGACATGAAAATGATGAATAA